A single region of the Devosia sp. FJ2-5-3 genome encodes:
- a CDS encoding DUF305 domain-containing protein produces the protein MTLFKKTLITCAILAATASSGSAQDAMAGHGMSGMGGDRALGAELPEICKTQDGMAGDMMMQMSPGMDPAHADLMAGMDVTSQQMMDAMMATDIDVAFVCGMIPHHQGAINMARAELEHGDNAWAKALAQKVIDAQMTEIAEMTAWLEGEGAAE, from the coding sequence ATGACACTCTTCAAGAAGACCCTCATCACCTGCGCCATCCTGGCGGCCACCGCATCTTCCGGCTCGGCGCAGGATGCCATGGCCGGACACGGTATGTCCGGCATGGGCGGAGATCGCGCCCTCGGCGCCGAGCTTCCCGAAATCTGCAAGACGCAGGACGGGATGGCCGGTGACATGATGATGCAAATGTCCCCAGGAATGGACCCGGCCCATGCTGACCTTATGGCCGGTATGGACGTCACCAGCCAGCAGATGATGGACGCCATGATGGCCACGGATATCGACGTAGCATTCGTCTGCGGGATGATCCCGCACCATCAGGGGGCCATCAACATGGCCAGAGCAGAGCTCGAACATGGCGACAACGCCTGGGCCAAGGCCCTCGCCCAGAAGGTGATTGACGCGCAGATGACGGAAATAGCCGAGATGACAGCCTGGCTCGAGGGTGAAGGCGCCGCCGAGTGA
- a CDS encoding ABC transporter permease — protein MTSDKPDNSQVQRPGWISPVDLPVATAFGCIALLLLIGSLYSPNFLAPEYLLQQLKVGAFLGVIATGMMLVILLGQIDLSVPWTVTLGAMMASAAAAYGPMGEVLAIPFGVLCGVLVGLVNGLGVAYLRIPSMIVTLAVNAVAQGLMVAYTGGFAPVDSASPAMRYLAAGTVLGIPNAVIVWAIAGVVAVFLLSRTTFGRAVYGIGNKEAAAYLSGVPTQLVVMIAFALCGGLAAFGGVLLAGYAGKAAQSMGDAYLLPAIAAVVLGGTSIMGGRGSYLGTVAGVILITLLQSILSVMQIAEFGRQIIYGGVIILMLLLYGRENPGR, from the coding sequence ATGACAAGCGATAAGCCCGATAATTCTCAGGTGCAACGCCCCGGCTGGATCAGTCCGGTCGATTTGCCAGTCGCGACGGCCTTCGGCTGCATCGCGCTGCTGCTGCTCATTGGTAGCCTCTATTCCCCAAATTTCCTTGCGCCGGAATATCTGTTGCAGCAGCTCAAGGTTGGCGCCTTTCTGGGGGTAATTGCGACCGGCATGATGCTGGTCATTCTGCTGGGTCAGATCGACCTGTCCGTACCCTGGACCGTGACCTTGGGAGCAATGATGGCCTCGGCAGCGGCCGCATATGGGCCGATGGGTGAGGTCCTCGCCATTCCCTTTGGCGTCTTGTGCGGCGTTCTGGTGGGGCTGGTGAACGGCTTGGGAGTGGCGTATCTGCGCATCCCATCGATGATTGTGACCTTGGCAGTTAATGCAGTGGCCCAAGGATTGATGGTCGCCTATACCGGAGGCTTCGCCCCGGTGGATAGTGCCTCGCCAGCAATGCGCTACCTCGCTGCCGGAACCGTGCTGGGCATTCCCAACGCGGTTATCGTCTGGGCCATAGCCGGCGTCGTGGCCGTGTTCCTTCTGAGCCGTACCACCTTTGGCCGGGCCGTCTATGGCATCGGCAACAAGGAGGCTGCGGCCTATCTCTCCGGAGTGCCGACGCAACTGGTAGTGATGATCGCCTTTGCACTCTGTGGCGGCCTTGCGGCGTTTGGTGGCGTTCTTCTCGCAGGCTATGCCGGCAAGGCGGCCCAGTCGATGGGCGACGCATATCTGCTTCCAGCCATCGCCGCAGTGGTGCTGGGGGGAACCTCGATCATGGGCGGCCGCGGCAGCTATCTCGGCACCGTTGCAGGCGTAATCCTCATTACACTGCTGCAATCCATTCTGTCGGTCATGCAGATCGCCGAATTCGGCCGTCAGATCATCTATGGCGGCGTCATCATCCTTATGCTGCTGCTCTATGGTCGCGAAAATCCGGGTCGTTAG
- a CDS encoding ABC transporter permease — MSGLAYRLAAQRGTLLALAIFVVMFWLYVANHPAGFTPNVVQTAANKGVLLALVAMGQTFVVLTAGIDLSVGMVFVLANCLASYILVGTPLNVALGVSGVLLAGIACGAINGLLVIYGRLQPIVVTIATGAVFFGIALWLRPYPGTAAGFSSELADALTGKVFGIFPSSLLFLIALVLVVWLPFRRSVIGRAVYAVGSSEPAAYMSGVPIRRAKLIAYVLSGFFAAIGGLFMTFFTYSGEASLANGNTYTLSAIAAVVLGGVSLFGGRGSAIGAIFGALAFRAIGDLLFVFDFDPLWQPLFQGVVLLLAVSLGAARLFQVRNRLDLFS; from the coding sequence ATGAGCGGATTGGCCTATCGCCTCGCCGCGCAGCGCGGCACATTGTTGGCGCTGGCTATCTTTGTGGTGATGTTCTGGCTCTATGTTGCCAACCATCCTGCGGGCTTCACGCCCAATGTGGTGCAAACAGCGGCCAATAAGGGTGTTTTACTGGCGCTGGTCGCCATGGGCCAGACCTTCGTAGTGCTGACAGCCGGTATAGACCTTTCCGTGGGTATGGTCTTTGTTCTCGCGAATTGCCTCGCGTCCTACATTCTCGTCGGCACGCCGCTGAATGTTGCCCTCGGCGTCAGTGGCGTCTTGCTGGCGGGCATTGCCTGCGGCGCCATCAACGGATTGCTGGTTATCTATGGTCGATTGCAGCCCATTGTTGTCACCATCGCCACCGGTGCCGTCTTCTTCGGCATAGCACTCTGGTTGAGGCCTTATCCCGGCACCGCCGCAGGGTTTTCGTCTGAGCTTGCCGATGCTCTCACCGGTAAGGTGTTTGGCATCTTTCCTTCCAGCCTGCTCTTCCTGATTGCGCTTGTCCTGGTGGTCTGGCTGCCGTTCCGCCGTTCCGTTATCGGCCGTGCCGTCTATGCCGTGGGTTCTTCCGAGCCGGCCGCCTATATGTCGGGAGTCCCAATTCGCCGGGCCAAGCTCATTGCTTACGTCCTGTCGGGCTTCTTCGCCGCCATAGGCGGGCTGTTCATGACGTTCTTCACCTACTCAGGTGAGGCATCGTTGGCCAACGGCAATACTTACACCTTAAGTGCGATTGCTGCCGTGGTGCTGGGCGGGGTCTCGCTATTCGGGGGCAGGGGCAGCGCCATCGGCGCGATCTTCGGCGCGCTGGCCTTCCGCGCCATTGGCGACCTGCTATTCGTCTTCGACTTCGATCCGCTGTGGCAACCCCTATTCCAAGGTGTGGTCCTGCTGCTCGCGGTATCTCTGGGCGCCGCCCGCCTGTTTCAGGTTCGCAACCGGCTTGATCTGTTCTCTTGA
- a CDS encoding sugar ABC transporter ATP-binding protein, whose translation MDDAVPLLRLESISKRYGGVRALEGVDLAVHPGRVHAILGENGAGKSTLIKIMAGVTAPDEGRLTMEGREVRFTDPAAASAAGIVCIFQELSLIPDLSVADNILIFDPPAHLGLIDRRAQHALATEALRRVGGTDIHPMELVRNLPLSRRQIVEIARAVARKPRLLILDEATSALTASDVETVFGVLRRLRGEGVALLYISHRMHEIAQLADECTVFRNGRKIATFPAGSKTDDQVVELMIGREYSSVFPPKLARAPDPEAIPPLEVRNLGWMQRLNGISMKVRAGEVLGLGGLDGQGQRELLLALFGVLRGVTGEVLIDGRVRRIRGPRAAKAGDVGMALIPEDRKTEGLMLPMSVRDNLSFAAMGRFSRAGVINRREEAAAVDRVLELLAIKTASLAIPVKALSGGNQQKVVIAKWLLASPRIILLNDPTRGIDVGTKQEIYSLLRQLAAGGAAIILYSTDYAELIGCCDRVLVFYDGAVKRELVGDAITEHALIASALNIDHREAVV comes from the coding sequence ATGGATGACGCAGTGCCGCTCCTCCGTTTGGAGAGCATTTCCAAGCGTTATGGCGGTGTACGCGCGCTCGAAGGCGTGGATCTGGCGGTGCATCCCGGGCGGGTCCACGCCATCCTGGGCGAGAATGGAGCTGGCAAGTCCACGTTGATCAAGATCATGGCGGGGGTGACGGCCCCGGATGAGGGGCGCCTGACAATGGAAGGGCGAGAAGTGAGATTCACCGACCCTGCCGCTGCCAGTGCCGCAGGCATCGTCTGCATCTTCCAGGAACTGTCTTTGATCCCCGACCTGTCGGTTGCCGACAATATCCTGATTTTCGACCCGCCCGCACATCTCGGCCTGATCGATCGCCGGGCCCAGCATGCCCTCGCCACGGAAGCACTGAGGCGCGTAGGCGGTACGGATATCCACCCCATGGAGTTGGTCAGAAATCTTCCCCTTTCGCGCCGCCAGATCGTCGAGATTGCAAGGGCAGTTGCGCGCAAGCCGCGCTTGCTGATCCTCGATGAGGCCACCTCGGCCCTGACGGCATCGGATGTTGAGACTGTATTCGGAGTGCTGCGGCGCCTTCGCGGCGAGGGCGTCGCCCTGCTTTACATCTCCCACCGGATGCACGAGATCGCGCAATTGGCCGATGAATGCACTGTCTTTCGAAATGGCCGGAAGATCGCCACGTTTCCGGCCGGCAGTAAGACCGACGACCAGGTGGTCGAACTGATGATTGGCCGGGAATACAGTTCCGTCTTCCCCCCCAAGCTCGCGCGTGCTCCCGATCCTGAAGCCATCCCGCCGCTCGAGGTTCGCAACCTTGGCTGGATGCAACGGCTCAACGGCATTTCGATGAAGGTCCGGGCCGGCGAGGTGCTGGGGTTGGGTGGGCTGGACGGCCAAGGACAGCGGGAACTGCTGCTTGCCCTGTTCGGCGTGCTCCGTGGGGTAACCGGCGAGGTCCTGATCGACGGGCGAGTGCGTCGCATCCGTGGGCCCCGGGCGGCCAAGGCCGGGGATGTGGGTATGGCGCTCATACCCGAGGATCGTAAGACTGAAGGCCTCATGCTGCCCATGTCGGTGCGGGATAATTTGTCCTTCGCGGCGATGGGCCGGTTCTCGCGCGCCGGTGTTATCAATCGCCGGGAGGAGGCGGCCGCAGTAGACCGGGTGCTCGAACTCCTGGCCATAAAGACAGCGAGCCTTGCCATCCCCGTAAAAGCACTTTCGGGCGGTAACCAGCAAAAGGTGGTGATCGCAAAATGGCTGTTGGCATCGCCGCGAATTATTCTGCTCAATGATCCCACTCGCGGCATCGACGTCGGAACCAAACAGGAAATCTATTCGCTTCTGAGGCAGTTGGCGGCCGGCGGGGCGGCTATCATTCTCTATTCCACCGACTATGCCGAACTGATCGGCTGCTGTGATCGCGTACTGGTGTTCTATGATGGTGCGGTGAAGCGCGAACTGGTTGGTGACGCGATTACCGAACACGCCCTGATTGCATCCGCCCTAAATATTGATCATCGGGAGGCGGTCGTATGA
- a CDS encoding sugar ABC transporter substrate-binding protein: MKLAGGSAAALVVSTAISTVALAEPAIVDGPASDQECHVPWAEDTQFFQYPAKEGPFRIALANGYIANTWRIQMIQTAKAYAAQPEVAAQLSEFKVVSTGEDVAAQISAINNFIDSGYDAVVVNAQNPQAFAPVIKRAKEAGVILVAFDNILDTTDAINVNVDQKGLGVLWANWLIKHLPEGGKVLEVRGVAGTSVDTDRHNGIHETFDASGKPWEVVEVVGKWDDGTAQKATADAIAVQGGFDGITAQGGDTGVVQAMIDANHPFVPFGGETENGFRKFCAAHSAEGLKCSSAGTGPAQVAVAIKTAIDALQGKVIPQSVKLPLAIVQDPDFKDGENFYSDQSDNFFVGNSFPTCGINFTAQEIMGQSEVNQ; encoded by the coding sequence ATGAAACTTGCCGGTGGCTCTGCGGCCGCGCTCGTCGTCTCAACGGCAATCAGCACTGTCGCTCTAGCCGAGCCGGCGATAGTGGACGGGCCCGCCAGCGACCAGGAATGTCATGTGCCCTGGGCGGAGGACACCCAGTTCTTCCAATATCCGGCCAAGGAGGGGCCATTCCGCATAGCGCTCGCCAATGGCTACATTGCCAATACATGGCGCATTCAGATGATCCAGACGGCCAAGGCCTACGCGGCTCAACCCGAAGTTGCCGCGCAGCTGAGTGAGTTCAAGGTGGTGTCCACTGGCGAGGATGTGGCGGCACAGATCTCGGCGATCAATAACTTCATCGATAGTGGCTATGACGCCGTTGTCGTCAACGCGCAGAATCCGCAGGCTTTTGCCCCCGTCATCAAGCGCGCCAAGGAGGCCGGCGTCATACTTGTGGCCTTCGATAACATCCTCGACACTACCGACGCCATCAACGTCAATGTCGACCAGAAGGGTCTGGGCGTATTGTGGGCGAATTGGCTGATCAAGCACCTGCCCGAAGGCGGAAAGGTGCTTGAAGTGCGTGGTGTCGCCGGTACGTCGGTTGATACGGATCGCCACAACGGCATTCACGAGACCTTCGATGCCTCCGGCAAACCCTGGGAGGTCGTGGAGGTGGTCGGCAAGTGGGACGATGGCACCGCCCAGAAGGCCACCGCCGACGCCATTGCTGTCCAAGGGGGTTTCGATGGGATCACGGCCCAGGGCGGAGACACCGGCGTGGTGCAGGCCATGATCGACGCTAACCATCCATTCGTTCCCTTTGGCGGGGAAACGGAGAATGGCTTCCGAAAGTTCTGCGCTGCCCATTCAGCCGAGGGGCTCAAATGCTCGTCTGCCGGTACCGGTCCGGCCCAAGTAGCCGTGGCTATCAAGACCGCAATCGACGCTTTGCAGGGAAAAGTCATCCCGCAGTCAGTCAAACTGCCGCTGGCCATCGTGCAAGATCCCGATTTCAAGGACGGCGAGAACTTCTATTCCGACCAATCCGACAATTTCTTCGTCGGCAACTCCTTCCCCACCTGCGGCATCAATTTCACCGCGCAGGAAATCATGGGCCAGTCGGAAGTGAACCAGTAG
- the arsB gene encoding ACR3 family arsenite efflux transporter — MSIFERYLTLWVAICIVLGIAAGQFFPYLFQSLAALEYAQVNIPMAVLIWLMIIPMLVRIDFLSLRQVGAYWRGIGVTVFINWAIKPFSMALLGWLFIGFLFRPLLPEIQIDSYIAGLIILAAAPCTAMVFVWSNLVKGEPHFTLSQVALNDTIMVVAFAPIVGLLLGLSAITVPWDTLLLSVGLYIVVPVIAAQIYRQWLLASSGIAGMNRALAVLQPISIAALLMTLVMLFGFQGEQIVAQPTIILLLAVPILIQVYFNSGLAYILNRATGEQHCVAGPSALIGASNFFELAVAAAIALFGFNSGAALATVVGVLVEVPVMLSVVWIVNRSKGWYERGAAVKSNTETSAAS, encoded by the coding sequence ATGTCCATCTTCGAGCGCTACCTGACCCTTTGGGTCGCGATCTGCATTGTCTTGGGCATTGCCGCGGGCCAGTTCTTTCCGTACCTTTTCCAAAGCCTTGCTGCCCTTGAATATGCTCAGGTCAATATACCGATGGCGGTGCTGATCTGGCTGATGATCATCCCCATGCTGGTGCGCATCGACTTCCTGAGCTTGCGCCAGGTCGGCGCCTATTGGCGTGGTATCGGCGTCACCGTCTTTATCAACTGGGCGATCAAGCCCTTCTCCATGGCGCTGCTGGGCTGGCTCTTTATCGGCTTTCTGTTCCGACCATTGCTGCCCGAAATTCAGATCGACAGCTATATTGCCGGCCTCATCATCCTCGCAGCGGCGCCATGCACGGCTATGGTGTTCGTCTGGTCGAACCTGGTGAAGGGCGAGCCGCATTTCACCCTGAGCCAGGTCGCGCTTAACGACACTATCATGGTAGTCGCCTTCGCACCCATAGTGGGCCTGCTTCTCGGCCTGTCGGCCATCACCGTCCCATGGGACACGCTGCTGTTATCGGTCGGCCTTTACATCGTCGTGCCAGTCATTGCGGCCCAGATCTATCGCCAATGGTTGCTGGCCAGCAGCGGTATCGCCGGCATGAACCGGGCGCTGGCCGTCCTGCAGCCGATTTCGATTGCGGCCCTGCTCATGACGCTGGTGATGCTGTTCGGCTTCCAGGGGGAGCAGATCGTTGCCCAACCGACCATCATCTTGCTCCTGGCCGTGCCGATCCTCATCCAGGTCTATTTTAACTCAGGCCTCGCTTATATCCTCAACCGTGCCACTGGCGAACAGCATTGTGTCGCCGGACCGTCTGCCTTGATCGGCGCCTCGAACTTCTTCGAATTGGCAGTCGCTGCCGCCATCGCCCTGTTTGGTTTCAATTCCGGCGCCGCCCTGGCGACGGTTGTCGGCGTGTTGGTGGAAGTGCCGGTCATGCTCTCGGTGGTCTGGATCGTGAACCGATCAAAGGGTTGGTATGAACGCGGCGCTGCCGTCAAGAGCAACACAGAGACAAGCGCGGCGTCATGA
- a CDS encoding OsmC family protein — protein sequence MLEYKVQARRIDANGSVATCKQAELVIDTALAGRADAFNPAELFLASIAACMLKGIERVTPMLKFDLRGVEVSLHATRQDAPPRIISVDYILTVDSDESDQRLELLHTNVRKYGTIFNTVAEAAGLSGKLIRKA from the coding sequence ATGCTCGAATACAAGGTTCAGGCAAGGCGGATCGACGCGAATGGCAGCGTCGCCACCTGCAAACAGGCAGAACTGGTGATCGACACGGCGCTCGCCGGACGCGCGGACGCTTTCAACCCCGCCGAATTATTCCTCGCATCGATCGCTGCCTGCATGCTCAAGGGCATCGAACGGGTTACGCCGATGCTGAAATTCGATCTTCGCGGGGTGGAAGTGAGCCTGCATGCGACGCGGCAGGACGCGCCGCCGCGCATCATCTCGGTCGATTACATTCTGACCGTCGACAGTGACGAGTCCGACCAGAGGCTGGAACTTCTGCATACCAATGTGCGCAAATACGGCACAATCTTCAATACCGTCGCCGAGGCTGCTGGTCTGAGCGGCAAATTGATCCGCAAGGCCTGA
- a CDS encoding arsenate reductase ArsC gives MSADRVYNVLFLCTGNSARSILGEAVINHVGGDRFRGFSAGSTPKGEVHPLTLDTLRRAGISIEGLRSKAWDEFAAPEAPKMDFVFTVCDNAAGETCPVWPGQPVTAHWGIEDPAAVEGPDFEKEAAFDDALRYLRNRIAAFMSLPLETIDRMALASKLQGIGALDGSTGSRKGVA, from the coding sequence ATGTCTGCTGACCGCGTATACAATGTCCTCTTCCTCTGCACCGGCAACTCCGCCCGATCGATTCTGGGGGAAGCGGTCATCAATCATGTTGGCGGTGACCGCTTCCGGGGCTTCTCTGCTGGCTCCACCCCAAAGGGGGAAGTTCACCCCCTGACCCTCGACACTCTGCGCCGGGCAGGCATTTCCATCGAAGGTCTACGCTCAAAGGCATGGGACGAGTTCGCCGCGCCGGAAGCGCCGAAAATGGATTTCGTATTCACCGTTTGTGACAACGCCGCTGGCGAGACCTGCCCGGTCTGGCCCGGCCAACCCGTAACGGCACACTGGGGGATTGAGGACCCTGCTGCAGTTGAGGGACCCGACTTCGAGAAGGAGGCCGCGTTCGACGACGCGCTGCGCTATTTGCGCAATCGCATCGCGGCGTTCATGAGCCTGCCACTGGAGACCATCGACCGGATGGCGCTCGCTTCAAAGCTGCAAGGGATCGGTGCCCTGGATGGCTCCACCGGATCGCGCAAGGGAGTGGCATGA
- a CDS encoding metalloregulator ArsR/SmtB family transcription factor, which produces MESKEAIDVFAALSQPTRLDTFRLLMEHEPEGVAAGEIARRLEVPQNTMSSHLAILVRAGLIESERHSRSIVYRAVVDRVREIASFLVQDCCGARPELCEPLVAEFTPCCTTPSEGKNVC; this is translated from the coding sequence ATGGAATCAAAAGAAGCAATCGACGTCTTTGCAGCCCTGTCTCAGCCAACGCGTCTGGACACCTTTCGTCTCCTGATGGAGCACGAACCCGAGGGGGTTGCCGCCGGGGAGATCGCGCGCCGCCTGGAGGTGCCGCAAAACACGATGTCCTCGCACCTGGCGATTCTTGTGCGCGCCGGGTTGATCGAATCCGAGCGTCACAGTCGCTCCATCGTCTACCGGGCGGTGGTCGACCGGGTTCGGGAGATTGCCAGTTTCCTCGTCCAGGACTGCTGCGGGGCTCGTCCGGAACTCTGTGAGCCGCTCGTCGCGGAGTTCACGCCATGCTGCACCACCCCTTCGGAGGGAAAGAATGTCTGCTGA
- a CDS encoding ABC transporter ATP-binding protein — MGQVEVLALQSVDFVAEAGEFDVILGPSGSGKSTFLNLVGGLDTASSGEVWFQDHQLTNANEAALTKYRREHVGFVFQFYNLVPSLTAKENVKLVTEIAPDPMSPEEALELVGLKDRMNHFPAQLSGGEQQRVAIARAIAKRPDLLLCDEPTGALDSKTGVVVLEALVKVNAEFGTTTLVITHNVAIRGIAHRVINFANGRIISVERNETRTLTSAVSW; from the coding sequence ATGGGCCAGGTAGAGGTTCTGGCCCTCCAATCCGTCGACTTTGTCGCTGAAGCAGGCGAGTTCGATGTCATTCTCGGCCCCTCCGGGTCAGGAAAATCGACATTCCTCAATCTGGTGGGCGGACTGGACACCGCCAGTTCTGGGGAAGTGTGGTTCCAGGATCATCAGCTCACCAACGCCAATGAGGCGGCCCTGACCAAATATCGGCGCGAGCATGTTGGCTTCGTGTTTCAATTCTACAACCTCGTGCCGAGCCTCACGGCCAAGGAGAACGTGAAGCTCGTTACGGAGATTGCCCCTGACCCTATGTCGCCTGAAGAGGCCTTGGAATTGGTCGGCCTGAAAGACAGGATGAACCACTTCCCCGCCCAATTATCTGGCGGAGAGCAGCAGCGCGTCGCGATTGCCCGTGCAATCGCTAAACGACCAGACCTGCTGCTTTGCGACGAACCGACCGGTGCCCTGGATTCAAAGACCGGGGTCGTGGTCCTGGAGGCGTTGGTCAAGGTGAATGCCGAGTTTGGCACGACCACCCTCGTCATCACGCACAACGTGGCCATCAGAGGCATCGCGCACAGGGTGATCAATTTCGCCAACGGGCGCATCATCTCAGTGGAACGCAACGAAACGCGCACGCTAACTTCTGCGGTGAGCTGGTGA
- a CDS encoding ABC transporter permease has translation MSVLHLKLLRELVRLWAQALAIAMVIAAGVATLIIGVGTYQSLDRTRAVYYERNDFADIFANATRAPQSLLAEIRAIDGVLTVDGRITELAPASVEGIDEPVSVLLISLPAGPQPLNRLYMRSGRLPELGHEAVVSESFADARGLELWSQFSVIMNGDLRQISIVGIALSPDYIYAMMPGEVMPSEGRFGVLWLPEASLASMYDLQAAFNTLSIKLMPGASSASVRSEVDRILAPFGGIGSYDRSQQVSHAYLDAELTQLRGMSIVLPPVFLLVAAFLVNMTLARLIALEREQIGLLKALGYSSWAIAIHYVQFVMLIALVGTSIGFAFGTWAGNGMTELYARYYSFPVLIFSRDPMLYVIATCVTVGSAVTGAMQAVRRAAWLPPAVAMLPPAPPTYRQLLGNRGHWRSSLPQLWTIVARHLLHWPWRTFGGIAGMAAACAILVGSLWSIGAMNFMVDYTFNRTERQDAMAKCLGGERVGSQHSRSPKPSWSFIATHKQPECRCPADLCGPV, from the coding sequence ATGAGTGTTCTGCACCTCAAACTGTTGCGGGAGTTGGTTCGGCTGTGGGCACAGGCTTTGGCGATCGCCATGGTGATCGCCGCTGGGGTAGCCACTCTGATTATCGGTGTCGGCACCTATCAGTCTCTCGACCGTACGCGTGCCGTTTACTACGAGAGAAACGACTTTGCGGACATATTTGCCAATGCCACAAGAGCTCCCCAATCCCTGCTCGCCGAGATCCGCGCAATCGATGGCGTGCTGACCGTAGACGGTCGCATCACGGAACTCGCCCCGGCAAGCGTTGAAGGAATTGACGAGCCGGTCTCTGTCCTCCTCATCTCCCTCCCAGCCGGGCCCCAGCCCCTCAACCGCCTCTATATGCGCAGTGGCCGTCTTCCCGAGCTGGGACATGAAGCCGTGGTGAGCGAAAGCTTTGCCGACGCTCGAGGTCTCGAACTCTGGTCGCAGTTCTCGGTCATCATGAACGGCGACCTGCGCCAGATTTCGATTGTCGGTATCGCCCTTTCGCCCGACTACATCTACGCGATGATGCCGGGAGAGGTGATGCCAAGTGAAGGCAGGTTCGGAGTGCTCTGGCTCCCTGAGGCGTCTCTGGCATCGATGTACGATCTGCAGGCGGCCTTCAATACCCTCTCGATCAAGCTGATGCCGGGCGCTTCCAGTGCCAGCGTCAGATCCGAGGTCGATCGCATACTCGCTCCATTTGGCGGGATAGGATCCTACGATCGCTCACAACAAGTCTCCCACGCTTACCTTGATGCCGAGCTCACTCAACTACGGGGCATGAGCATAGTGCTGCCCCCTGTGTTCCTCCTAGTGGCCGCCTTCCTCGTCAACATGACGCTTGCGCGATTGATTGCGCTCGAACGGGAGCAAATCGGTCTGCTGAAAGCTCTTGGCTATTCGTCATGGGCGATAGCCATCCACTACGTTCAATTCGTCATGCTAATCGCGCTGGTCGGCACATCCATAGGCTTCGCGTTTGGAACCTGGGCCGGTAATGGCATGACCGAGCTCTATGCCCGATACTACAGCTTTCCCGTTCTGATTTTCAGTCGCGATCCCATGCTCTATGTGATCGCCACGTGCGTCACGGTGGGATCGGCGGTGACAGGAGCAATGCAAGCGGTTCGACGCGCCGCCTGGCTTCCTCCGGCTGTGGCAATGCTCCCCCCTGCACCGCCGACTTATCGGCAGCTGCTTGGCAACCGGGGCCACTGGCGCTCAAGCTTACCCCAGCTGTGGACCATCGTTGCACGGCACCTTCTGCACTGGCCATGGAGAACGTTTGGTGGAATTGCGGGTATGGCAGCAGCATGCGCCATCCTCGTCGGCTCGCTATGGTCGATCGGCGCGATGAATTTCATGGTCGACTATACGTTCAACCGGACTGAACGCCAGGATGCGATGGCTAAGTGCCTTGGGGGTGAGCGCGTCGGGTCTCAGCACTCCCGAAGCCCAAAGCCGTCTTGGTCGTTCATTGCCACTCATAAGCAACCAGAGTGCCGCTGCCCTGCGGATCTTTGCGGGCCAGTTTAG
- a CDS encoding HAD-IC family P-type ATPase, with protein MLIILASCGLGFAQEYRASRIVAALTARLAVKASVLRDGILRDIDLLKVVEGDVFQLQAGSLVPADAVVLHGRDLMAEEAALTGESFPVAKAPAVPHQALTESNFVHVGTSIRSGSGRALALHVGASTQYGQIERSSLQVQPVTAFAVGVRRFGMMLTRVMLVIVSLVLAMNVILGRPVLDSLLFAAALAVGLTPELLPAVVTVTQASGARRLAQAGVLVKQLVAIENLGAMEVLCTDKTGTLTEGDVRLDRALDCFWRQSLQSLV; from the coding sequence ATGCTCATCATCCTGGCCAGCTGCGGGCTCGGATTTGCCCAGGAATATCGCGCCTCTCGAATTGTGGCCGCACTGACGGCGCGACTCGCCGTCAAGGCGAGCGTGCTGCGCGATGGCATCTTGAGGGACATCGATCTCTTGAAAGTGGTTGAGGGCGACGTCTTCCAGCTCCAGGCGGGAAGCCTCGTCCCGGCCGACGCTGTGGTTCTGCATGGAAGAGATTTGATGGCGGAGGAGGCAGCCCTCACGGGAGAATCCTTCCCGGTAGCGAAAGCGCCGGCGGTCCCGCATCAAGCGCTGACTGAATCCAATTTCGTCCACGTGGGAACCTCGATCCGCAGCGGATCCGGTCGCGCTCTCGCCCTGCATGTCGGCGCCTCTACCCAATATGGTCAAATTGAACGCTCTTCCCTTCAAGTACAGCCCGTAACGGCCTTCGCTGTTGGTGTCCGCCGCTTCGGCATGATGCTGACGCGCGTCATGCTGGTGATCGTTAGCCTGGTATTGGCGATGAACGTCATTCTCGGACGACCGGTTCTGGACTCGCTGCTGTTCGCTGCGGCGCTGGCCGTTGGACTGACGCCGGAGTTGCTGCCGGCAGTTGTCACCGTGACCCAGGCGAGCGGGGCCCGGCGCCTCGCCCAAGCCGGCGTACTCGTCAAACAGTTGGTGGCAATAGAGAACTTGGGCGCCATGGAAGTCCTTTGTACGGACAAGACCGGCACCTTGACCGAGGGAGACGTTCGCCTGGATCGCGCCCTTGATTGCTTTTGGCGGCAATCTTTGCAGTCGCTGGTATAG